aaattaaatgatgttttaaattttcaatgtAAAATTGTTTTATGTTAATTGACTtcttatattatgtatattgttttcttattggttgaattatgattagttagataattaataatattttttattaacataaatataaaattaaatatttttaatttatgtgcaCAACTCCAAagcccaaataaaaaaaatggagagaATATATTTAAGACGTAGAATGATTTATTTAGTCACTAAAACTTGTTTTAAGTTATTAAGAATATCtgacaaaaattatattacactaaaaatattatattacatgAACATGTCTTAAAATAGTTTGTTTTGTTATTCCGGTTTGCTACAGAGCGTACCTACCCATGGAGTTGGAGCCGGTTTAGGAGCGGTTGAAGCTATCGTGATGGAGATCATTGTGACATTTGCCTTGGTCTACACCGTTTACGCCACAGCTGCTGATCCAAAGAAAGGATCGCTCGGAACCATCGCACCAATCGCTATTGGTTTCATCGTTGGTGCCAACATCCTCGCTGCTGGTCCATTTAGTGGTGGCTCCATGAACCCAGCAAGGTCGTTCGGACCAGCTATTGTCAGTGGAGACTTGTCACAAATCTGGATATACTGGGTGGGTCCACTCGTTGGTGGTGCACTTGCTGGACTCATCTACGGAGACGTGTTCATAGGTTCTCCTTACGAAGCTGTTGAAACCCGCGAGATCCGAGTTTAAATAACCGGGTTTGTGATTTACTTGATGTTTGCTTGTTCATTGGTTTGATGGTTGTGTGTTTGCTTTTCTGTATGTTTGATCTCTCCTTTCTTCTAAGATTGTACGTAGGGAAAAGAGTCATCTCTTGTTCATAATaagaaaatgtttatatattccACTTTTGTCTTGTGAAAATATGATAGTTTTATGGatgccaatttttttttataaatgatacaaaattaTGGACTCGTAAGCTCCTACATCCCCTATTACTAAGTTTAGATCATTGTAATTTAACCATATCACTCCTAATATGACTTTAACATGTGACTTCTTAAATTCctatttagtaatttatagttttaatcgctagaccaactttttttttttgagaaacatCGCTAGACCAACTTCTTGTTGGTTTGAATGGCAATATATATTGTGTTATCAAAACAATTCATCCTCACTAATATTGGAAGAAACATGAACATACTTATACCTTTCATCGTCATTTTAATTTCATTATACatgtaagttttaaaaatatatattatcatttatacaaaataaatatctaattataaaaaaaaatatacacccgCACAAGCTCTAGTAGATATTTAAAAGCTAAtgtatataacaaaaaatacacAACAGTCGATGGATATTCGAACCATCTATAACACGATCGAACTCGTGGGGGAGTATCTTTATAGTAAAAGCGAAAAGTGTTTTATGGTTCCGTGTGATGACAATTATATAGCAGAAAGAAACTGGTCGGTACAGTCACAAACTCTGTTAAAAGTTGTCCGGTCAAATCTTCTTTGGACTCAAAAGGACACGACACAAAGAGCAGCTTACGGCTCTTAAAACAATGCACATGTCTCCATGTTATCCTACTCGCTGTCttaattatttcatttacatTCTCTAATCTACATTTTGTACCCGTTTGATGGGACATTCCCTGAATCTATGGACTGCGCTCAAAGCACAACTACTTGGTTCTGTGAACCCTCTGTCtacacctctctctctctcatcaccTATATAAGTAACCTGGAGCTTCATTGATGTACATATAGTATTTTCTGACTGAGTTTGAACATTATCTCTAAAACTTCTAcaatcattttgttttttttgttttgcaaatTTGAGGAGAAAATGGAAGGAAGGTCCTATTTAGATTGGAATGAGAGTTCTTCATCGTTATTTGGATCAGAGAATCTGGAGGAAGAGTTAGAAGTGGTAACTGTGAGAACTGAAAAGGCTTTCTATGGGATTGCTCAGCCTCAGACACCAAGGGAGTCAATGAAGTTTCTGTCCAGATCATGGAGTCTATCCGCTTCTGAAATCTCCAAAGCTCTATCTCACAAACAGAGACAACATCAGAGTCTGTCTACTGTTTCCCATAACAGTCCTAATGTCTTCTTCCAAGATGCTGCTGCAAATCCACTCATGGTATGATCTAAGACCGTTTGACCGGTTTTGAGTTCTGGTTTTGACGATTTGTTGGAAATGCAGGCAGGGAAGATCATGAACTCAAGTGGCAAACGAAAATCAGGGAGGTTATCAATGTGGTTTCACCAAAAGCAACACACCAACTCAAACACCATGAGGAATCCGAAGAGGAAAGACAAAGCACGTGTGGAGAGAGCCCATGTCCACTCTGCTGTGTCCATTGCAGCTCTGGCAGCTGGGTTAGCGTCTGTGATATCCGAGGGAAGCTGCGGTCAAGGGTCAGGCTCCATGATGACGCTGGCTCTAGCCTCAGCTACGGAGCTACTGGCTTCGCATTGCATTGAGATGGCTGAGCAAGCAGGTGCTGATCGTGAATGTGTTGCTGCCACGGTTAGGTCTTCAATTGATATACACAAACCTAGTGATCTCACCACTCTCACAGCCGCAGCTGCAACTGGTGAGTGTTGTATACTTTGGTTGGGTTAGCACGATGGGTGTTTGGTCTGATTTTTGTTGAGAACTGAACCAGCTTTGAGAGGAGAAGCGGCTTTGAAGGCGAGGCAGCCAAAGGAAGCAAGGAAGAACGCGACTATTACACCTTGTGAGAGGAGCTTCTCTGACTCTAGCTGGACTGCAAATTTTCAGTTTAGATTTGATGAACCAAATCTTCCTTTAGAGGGGGATTTGGTACAGTGTGCACAAAACGGTAAATCCTATTCTTCTATTATCAGGTCAAGACTTGTTCCACTAGTTAAGATGCTTATACTAAACTTTGTCAGCAGGAGCACATCGACTTAAGCGAGTTTGTGTCTATATCAA
This genomic interval from Brassica napus cultivar Da-Ae chromosome A6, Da-Ae, whole genome shotgun sequence contains the following:
- the LOC106399428 gene encoding aquaporin TIP2-3 produces the protein MVKIAVGSLGDSFSVASLKAYLSEFIATLIFVFAGVGSAIAFGKITSDAALDPAGLVAIAVAHAFALFVGVSVAANISGGHLNPAVTLGLAVGGNITLITGFLYWVAQCLGSTVACLLLVFVTNGESVPTHGVGAGLGAVEAIVMEIIVTFALVYTVYATAADPKKGSLGTIAPIAIGFIVGANILAAGPFSGGSMNPARSFGPAIVSGDLSQIWIYWVGPLVGGALAGLIYGDVFIGSPYEAVETREIRV
- the LOC106402096 gene encoding VAN3-binding protein, translating into MEGRSYLDWNESSSSLFGSENLEEELEVVTVRTEKAFYGIAQPQTPRESMKFLSRSWSLSASEISKALSHKQRQHQSLSTVSHNSPNVFFQDAAANPLMAGKIMNSSGKRKSGRLSMWFHQKQHTNSNTMRNPKRKDKARVERAHVHSAVSIAALAAGLASVISEGSCGQGSGSMMTLALASATELLASHCIEMAEQAGADRECVAATVRSSIDIHKPSDLTTLTAAAATALRGEAALKARQPKEARKNATITPCERSFSDSSWTANFQFRFDEPNLPLEGDLVQCAQNGAHRLKRVCVYINNKSQVMIKLKSKHIGGTFSKKIKCVVYGVCDEISAWPYSKDREENSEEVYFGLKTGQGLLEFKCKSKTQKQRWVAGIQSTLRQVTCLEADKCSLESLSLSDRMR